A region of Polyodon spathula isolate WHYD16114869_AA chromosome 4, ASM1765450v1, whole genome shotgun sequence DNA encodes the following proteins:
- the LOC121313788 gene encoding scavenger receptor cysteine-rich type 1 protein M130-like, whose amino-acid sequence MCSSPVQSFSRSTQLRLNGSSPCAGRVEVLYNRHWGRVCSHSWDLPDAEVVCKQLGCGAAVSAPHSKRPGGLPEDRVLNRVGCLGNETQLRECKSGPWGRKDCQHEWDAAVICAESQEGKEALERGGTKEIQLGIPYSCASRVQLYYRGQWGAICWNDFGIKEAQVVCRQAGCGEAETYSRFYVEINDAPIWLDRVHCAGNETNLWDCPSDTWGHHECDLRMQAAVICKGAINLSLADGGSPCAGRLESYTIGKEK is encoded by the exons ATGTGCAGCTCCCCAGTGCAGAGTTTCAGCA GGAGTACCCAGCTGAGACTGAATGGGAGCAGCCCCTGCGCTGGGAGAGTGGAGGTTCTCTACAACAGGCACTGGGGGAGAGTGTGCAGCCACTCCTGGGATCTGCCTGATGCTGAGGTAGTCTGTAAACAGCTGGGGTGTGGGGCTGCTGTTTCTGCACCCCATTCTAAACGCCCAGGCGGCCTCCCTGAAGACAGAGTGCTGAATAGGGTGGGCTGCCTGGGGAACGAGACCCAGCTGAGGGAGTGCAAGTCCGGTCCGTGGGGAAGAAAGGACTGTCAGCATGAGTGGGATGCTGCTGTGATTTGTGCAG aatCTCAGGAAGGAAAAGAAGCACTGGAAAGAGGag GAACAAAGGAAATACAGTTGGGGATTCCATACAGCTGTGCTAGCCGAGTGCAACTCTATTACAGAGGCCAATGGGGGGCAATTTGCTGGAATGACTTTGGAATTAAGGAAGCTCAAGTGGTCTGCAGACAAGCTGGGTGTGGAGAAGCAGAAACATATTCTAGGTTTTATGTTGAAATTAATGATGCTCCCATTTGGCTGGACAGAGTTCACTGCGCTGGGAACGAGACAAATCTCTGGGACTGTCCTTCAGACACTTGGGGTCACCATGAGTGTGATCTCAGAATGCAAGCAGCTGTTATATGCAAAG GTGCTATTAATTTGTCATTGGCTGATGGAGGAAGCCCATGTGCTGGACGACTGGAAAGTTATACTATAGGAAAGG AAAAGTAA